The following coding sequences lie in one Pontibacter sp. G13 genomic window:
- a CDS encoding cupin domain-containing protein yields MGTANTRWVLGHKVTVHDSSGDFDLMIAETPPKVQGPPPHLHRSYKESFLIVEGEMEFFVNGELKTVRAGESVDILPGTVHTFSNHSDQVCKWVNIHSPKGFRAFFEAVGIPADEENAQERSIAPEIIRQVIGTAADFDMIIQAGQAAG; encoded by the coding sequence ATGGGTACAGCAAACACAAGATGGGTGTTGGGTCACAAGGTGACTGTACACGATTCCTCAGGAGATTTTGACCTGATGATTGCGGAGACTCCTCCCAAGGTTCAGGGGCCACCTCCTCATTTACACCGCTCCTACAAGGAGTCCTTTTTGATCGTTGAGGGAGAAATGGAATTCTTTGTCAATGGTGAGTTGAAAACAGTCAGGGCAGGAGAATCAGTCGATATTCTTCCCGGCACGGTTCATACCTTCAGCAATCATTCCGACCAAGTTTGCAAATGGGTCAATATCCACAGTCCCAAAGGATTTAGGGCCTTTTTCGAAGCGGTAGGTATTCCAGCTGACGAGGAAAATGCCCAAGAACGATCCATTGCCCCTGAGATCATCCGACAGGTAATAGGCACTGCGGCAGATTTCGATATGATCATTCAGGCAGGTCAAGCCGCCGGATAA
- a CDS encoding c-type cytochrome domain-containing protein, producing the protein MEGSTLALFFGRFHPVLVHLPIGFLLLAVLLEVAWRLGWVGRSQDAVKFSLMVGTISAAAASLLGWMLSTRGDYNEDMLDSHLWAGIVTTLIAGAAWLLQSGLLPKIQLPKPVYLVLLAGIVVGLTATGHLGGNLTHGSEYLVQYMPFRTPDIDPLDRPPVEELAQAQLFGDIVHPIMKAKCASCHNEEKKKGKLSLASIESYLAGGKHGELFVAGHAGESELIRRVTLPQSDDEFMPPEGKTPLTENEIALLTFWIDTANGSFDTMLVDVKPDEHTLELASAYLKLDGAGPETPQLAEIDPMLLADLRQKGFQIRELAVGSNGLDVVLPAQKTHADQVGEYLEALAPIKANVLWLALEKSGLQDAHMAQLNGFSELRTLKLSGNEITDAGVQQLEVLPMLESLNLYGTQISEQSLDHLANQPKLEKIFIWGTDIEPSTIADLRSTYPDWELVGGI; encoded by the coding sequence ATGGAAGGATCAACGCTCGCATTGTTTTTCGGGAGGTTTCACCCGGTATTGGTGCATTTGCCGATTGGATTTCTCCTGTTGGCGGTATTGTTGGAAGTGGCTTGGCGATTGGGATGGGTAGGACGTTCTCAAGACGCGGTCAAATTTAGCCTCATGGTGGGGACCATCAGCGCGGCGGCGGCAAGCTTGCTGGGTTGGATGCTTTCCACGAGGGGCGACTACAACGAAGACATGCTCGATTCCCACTTGTGGGCGGGCATCGTGACGACGCTGATTGCCGGAGCTGCGTGGCTGCTACAGTCGGGGCTTCTCCCAAAGATCCAATTGCCCAAACCGGTATATCTGGTCTTGCTGGCTGGGATTGTAGTGGGGCTCACAGCTACGGGTCATTTGGGTGGAAACCTCACCCACGGCTCAGAATATCTGGTGCAGTACATGCCTTTCCGAACGCCGGACATAGATCCGCTGGATCGTCCGCCGGTCGAGGAATTGGCCCAAGCCCAATTGTTCGGGGATATCGTCCATCCGATCATGAAGGCCAAATGTGCCAGTTGTCACAATGAAGAAAAGAAAAAGGGCAAGCTCTCTCTGGCTTCCATTGAATCATATCTCGCGGGCGGCAAACATGGTGAACTGTTCGTTGCGGGACATGCTGGAGAAAGCGAGCTCATTCGTAGGGTGACGCTGCCGCAATCCGATGATGAATTCATGCCTCCCGAAGGCAAGACGCCCCTCACCGAAAATGAGATTGCGCTATTGACATTCTGGATCGATACTGCGAATGGCAGTTTTGACACGATGTTGGTCGATGTAAAACCCGATGAACATACCTTGGAGTTGGCAAGTGCCTATCTGAAACTGGATGGCGCAGGTCCAGAAACCCCACAGTTGGCGGAAATCGATCCCATGCTGCTGGCGGACCTTCGTCAAAAGGGATTCCAGATCCGTGAATTGGCCGTCGGTTCCAATGGACTGGATGTCGTCCTTCCCGCCCAAAAGACCCATGCCGACCAAGTAGGTGAATACCTCGAAGCATTGGCTCCCATCAAAGCCAACGTCCTTTGGTTGGCTCTGGAGAAAAGCGGGTTGCAAGATGCGCACATGGCTCAGTTGAACGGCTTTTCAGAATTGCGAACCCTGAAATTGTCCGGCAACGAGATCACCGATGCAGGCGTCCAACAGCTGGAAGTATTGCCCATGTTGGAAAGCCTCAATCTGTATGGAACGCAGATTTCGGAGCAGTCATTGGATCACTTGGCCAATCAACCCAAGCTGGAGAAAATCTTCATCTGGGGGACAGATATAGAACCGTCCACCATTGCGGATCTCCGCAGTACTTATCCCGATTGGGAGCTGGTAGGCGGTATATGA